A genomic stretch from Deltaproteobacteria bacterium includes:
- a CDS encoding ABC transporter substrate-binding protein, protein MTKKILIWILVTFFVANVSVAQAQQTTKIHRIGFQSAASPAALSARMEAFRQGLRELGYVEGKNIVIEWRFAEGKLDRLHEFAAEFVRLKVDIIVTAAPGSTRAAKKATSTIPIVMAWDNDPVANGFVASLARPGGNVTGLSTLSPEISGKQLELLKEIVPRLSDVAVLRSSTSTGWQVTAKEIDLAARALKLQLQYLDVLDPKDIETAFREARKGRAGAVLVLASPILESHRTQVIDLAAKNRLPASYHAAEFVEAGGLMTYGVNFTDLYRRAATYVDKILKGRPPTELPVEQPMRFEFIISLIAAKKIGLTIPPNVLVRATKVYR, encoded by the coding sequence ATGACGAAAAAAATTCTTATCTGGATACTGGTAACTTTCTTTGTTGCAAATGTTTCCGTCGCTCAGGCGCAGCAGACAACGAAAATCCACCGGATAGGATTCCAAAGTGCTGCCTCTCCTGCGGCGTTATCGGCCCGCATGGAGGCATTCCGGCAGGGTCTGCGCGAGCTTGGCTACGTGGAGGGGAAAAACATAGTCATTGAGTGGCGATTTGCCGAGGGAAAGCTAGATCGCCTGCACGAGTTTGCCGCCGAATTCGTGCGTCTCAAGGTAGACATCATCGTCACGGCTGCTCCGGGATCAACCCGTGCCGCTAAAAAAGCAACTTCTACGATTCCCATTGTCATGGCTTGGGATAACGACCCTGTTGCCAATGGGTTCGTCGCCAGCCTTGCGCGCCCTGGTGGGAACGTTACTGGATTGTCGACCCTGTCCCCGGAGATCAGCGGAAAACAACTGGAGCTTCTGAAGGAGATTGTTCCCAGGCTCTCCGATGTGGCTGTGCTTAGGAGTTCGACCTCCACAGGCTGGCAAGTAACAGCAAAAGAGATTGATCTCGCCGCCCGGGCGCTCAAGCTACAGCTTCAATACCTGGACGTACTAGATCCCAAGGATATTGAGACTGCATTCCGAGAAGCGCGCAAAGGGCGTGCTGGCGCAGTCCTCGTGCTAGCCAGCCCCATCCTCGAGTCTCACCGAACACAGGTTATCGATCTCGCGGCAAAGAACCGGCTCCCGGCGAGCTATCATGCGGCCGAATTTGTGGAGGCCGGTGGGCTTATGACCTACGGCGTGAACTTTACCGACCTGTACCGGCGCGCTGCTACGTATGTGGACAAGATCCTGAAAGGCAGGCCCCCCACTGAACTTCCCGTCGAGCAGCCGATGAGGTTTGAGTTCATCATCAGCTTGATAGCAGCGAAGA